In the genome of Methylophaga nitratireducenticrescens, one region contains:
- a CDS encoding DUF4282 domain-containing protein encodes MRDILFFDSMLTPKIITLVYWLLLGAALVSGLGMMFAGGISSFLIGIFTMLAGAVGARIWCELLIVLFKINENMKKLADK; translated from the coding sequence GTGAGAGATATCCTGTTTTTTGATTCGATGTTAACTCCGAAAATCATTACGCTGGTTTACTGGTTGTTATTAGGTGCTGCACTGGTTTCTGGCCTGGGCATGATGTTCGCTGGTGGTATTAGTAGTTTTCTTATAGGAATTTTTACCATGCTGGCTGGTGCCGTCGGCGCGCGTATCTGGTGTGAATTATTGATAGTGCTATTTAAAATTAATGAAAATATGAAAAAACTAGCAGACAAATAA